From one Fibrobacter sp. genomic stretch:
- a CDS encoding OmpA family protein, translated as MKNIVKLALVASAAGLFFAACSKPQPPATEPAAAPAPVAEAAPAAAPVAEPNADSLAAEQARLEAERIAQERARLEAERARLEQLINQIMSEDVYFDFDRSELTEKAKELLAQVGELLIKEERFTVTIEGHTDARGTEDYNFTLGAKRAMKVKEFLAAYGIDGKRMESVSYGKEAPKAEGATEEAYSQNRRANFRVNIKE; from the coding sequence ATGAAAAACATCGTAAAACTCGCTTTGGTGGCATCCGCCGCTGGTCTCTTTTTTGCTGCTTGCTCCAAGCCGCAGCCTCCTGCAACAGAACCTGCTGCAGCCCCGGCTCCCGTTGCTGAAGCAGCTCCTGCAGCAGCCCCGGTTGCAGAACCTAACGCAGACTCCCTGGCTGCAGAACAGGCTCGTCTTGAAGCTGAACGCATTGCCCAGGAACGTGCTCGTCTCGAAGCAGAACGTGCTCGCCTGGAACAGCTCATCAACCAGATCATGAGCGAAGATGTGTACTTCGACTTTGACCGTTCCGAACTGACTGAAAAGGCTAAGGAATTGCTGGCTCAGGTTGGCGAACTCCTGATTAAGGAAGAACGTTTCACTGTGACTATTGAAGGTCATACCGATGCTCGCGGTACTGAAGACTACAACTTCACCCTGGGTGCAAAGCGTGCTATGAAGGTGAAGGAATTCCTGGCTGCCTACGGTATCGATGGCAAACGCATGGAATCTGTCAGCTATGGTAAGGAAGCTCCCAAGGCAGAAGGTGCTACTGAAGAAGCTTATTCTCAGAACCGTCGTGCCAACTTCCGCGTGAACATCAAGGAGTAA
- a CDS encoding translocation protein TolB — protein sequence MLSKIKQLLSFASLVLFAYLLFSPVMSFAAIDTIAVDVGISVFKTMPIGVVPFTETKGIEWIEEKPHQIVTRDAELSGRFEVIASDKFNLALFSRSRAKHYITGKVTPVDGGKLKLECFLYVSQTKDLLLGEAYTITQQDLRRAMHKFFDQVIYRLWGERGVASTKLAYVSKMDGIKQVVISDYDGFHRSQITRDTTISMMPVWMTGNKGLIYVNFKTHRPKLYSKMFGGSEKSLFPQLDQTYSPAVNPKTGELLFSSTVDGKTDLYIGNPATGKAKKFAYLKSNQTSPAWSPYATEVLFTSDRGGGPQIFVMGKDGSDMRRVTFMGRYNERASWSPEGDRIAYTSMDNGKMNIYTCALDGSDIIQLTNNAGNNEHPTWSPDGKLIAFASNRSGTYQIYIMRKDGSNVTRITNSGENTSPTWSFFYDDENKQQTKEGAK from the coding sequence ATGTTGTCGAAGATTAAACAGTTGCTTTCTTTTGCATCGCTGGTGCTCTTTGCATACTTGCTGTTCTCGCCGGTAATGAGCTTTGCCGCCATTGATACCATTGCCGTAGATGTGGGTATCTCTGTGTTCAAGACCATGCCTATTGGCGTTGTTCCTTTTACTGAAACCAAGGGAATTGAATGGATTGAAGAAAAGCCTCATCAGATTGTGACCCGTGATGCGGAACTTTCTGGTCGCTTTGAAGTAATTGCCTCTGACAAGTTTAATCTTGCCTTGTTCAGCCGTAGCCGAGCCAAGCATTATATCACAGGCAAGGTGACTCCTGTTGATGGTGGCAAACTGAAGTTGGAATGCTTCTTGTATGTCTCTCAAACCAAGGACCTGCTGTTGGGCGAAGCTTATACCATTACCCAGCAGGACTTGCGCCGTGCCATGCACAAGTTCTTTGACCAGGTGATTTATCGCCTTTGGGGCGAACGTGGTGTCGCCTCCACAAAGCTAGCCTATGTTTCCAAGATGGATGGAATCAAGCAGGTTGTGATTTCTGATTATGACGGATTCCATCGTTCCCAGATTACTCGTGATACGACCATTAGCATGATGCCTGTGTGGATGACGGGTAACAAGGGCTTGATCTATGTGAACTTCAAGACTCATCGCCCGAAGCTTTATTCCAAGATGTTTGGCGGCAGTGAAAAGTCCCTGTTCCCCCAGCTGGATCAGACATACAGCCCTGCGGTGAATCCGAAAACAGGCGAATTGCTTTTCTCTTCTACGGTTGATGGAAAGACTGATTTGTATATCGGTAATCCAGCTACAGGCAAAGCCAAGAAGTTTGCATACCTTAAGAGCAACCAGACTAGCCCTGCATGGAGCCCCTATGCTACCGAAGTCCTGTTTACCAGTGACCGCGGTGGTGGTCCCCAGATTTTTGTAATGGGTAAGGACGGTAGCGATATGCGTCGAGTGACTTTCATGGGACGCTATAATGAACGTGCCAGCTGGTCTCCGGAAGGTGATCGTATTGCCTATACCTCTATGGACAATGGCAAGATGAATATCTACACCTGCGCACTCGATGGTTCTGACATTATTCAGTTGACCAATAACGCAGGCAATAATGAGCATCCTACCTGGTCTCCTGATGGCAAGCTCATCGCTTTCGCAAGCAACCGTAGTGGTACTTATCAAATTTATATCATGAGAAAGGACGGTTCCAATGTGACCCGTATTACCAATTCCGGTGAGAATACTTCTCCCACTTGGTCTTTCTTCTATGATGATGAAAATAAACAACAAACAAAAGAAGGTGCAAAATGA
- a CDS encoding TonB C-terminal domain-containing protein: protein MAKEKGQVQYFASSDNGMMFKIILCAVLFHALLVGVCIGIHYIDFKKEPEPIPVFEMVQVQQPPRVRPTPPKPKPPEPKPEPQEPKPDVKPKPTPKPKVNKQLPPDIKPEENKPDPEPEQQPDPEPQPEPEPEPQEPVDDFEIDDMDLPTAVEAPSLNPVGSVDMDPLMQVYLERLKQIIMGNFNPPSNLKIRKDIKTTVQFTVDRFGGITAITLKRSSGNKTWDHLSVRAVQISKVPELPPNYRAPSLILHFNFTPN, encoded by the coding sequence GTGGCAAAAGAAAAGGGACAGGTACAGTATTTCGCCAGTAGCGATAACGGGATGATGTTCAAGATCATCCTGTGTGCCGTACTGTTCCATGCTCTCCTAGTGGGCGTTTGCATCGGTATTCATTATATCGACTTTAAGAAGGAACCGGAGCCTATTCCCGTGTTTGAAATGGTCCAGGTCCAGCAACCTCCCAGGGTGCGTCCGACTCCGCCGAAGCCAAAGCCCCCTGAACCTAAGCCGGAGCCGCAGGAGCCCAAGCCCGATGTAAAGCCTAAGCCCACGCCGAAGCCCAAGGTGAATAAGCAGCTTCCGCCGGACATCAAGCCCGAAGAAAATAAACCGGACCCAGAACCGGAACAGCAGCCGGATCCTGAGCCGCAGCCAGAACCGGAGCCGGAACCGCAGGAACCTGTAGACGATTTTGAAATTGACGATATGGATTTGCCTACGGCTGTGGAAGCGCCTAGCTTGAATCCGGTTGGTTCTGTGGATATGGACCCCTTGATGCAAGTTTATCTGGAACGGTTGAAACAGATTATTATGGGTAATTTCAATCCGCCCAGCAACTTGAAGATCCGTAAGGATATCAAGACCACAGTTCAGTTTACGGTGGACCGCTTTGGTGGAATTACCGCGATCACGTTGAAGCGCTCCTCTGGAAACAAGACCTGGGATCATTTGTCTGTTAGAGCTGTTCAAATTTCCAAGGTTCCGGAGCTTCCGCCCAACTATCGCGCCCCTTCGTTGATTTTGCACTTTAACTTTACTCCTAACTAG